The Candidatus Paracaedibacteraceae bacterium DNA window ACCAATTGTATCTCCTGTCGATTTAGCACGACTATTTGCCAAAAACGGAAATTTACCAACTTTATAAGCATGACCATGCTCTTTGGCTTGTTCTTCTGTAATTCCGACGCTTGCAACCTCTGGTTGAGTATAAACCACCGCAGGAATAACGTCATAATTAACGTGCCCTGATTGACCGGCAAGAAATTCTGCCACTGCCACACCTTCTTCTTCGGCTTTGTGTGCTAACATTGGCCCTGGGATCACATCGCCAATTGCAAAGATATGAGGATGCTTTGTTTGAAGATGGTTGTTAACCTGAATAAAGCCTCGTTGATCTGTTTCAATTCCCACATTTTCAAGGCCAAGATCATGTGTGTTTGGTTTACGACCAGCTGCAACCAAAACCTTGTCACAGGTGATAATTTCCGGCATATCTTCCCCCCTAGATGCAGCTGGAATAACGTGCAACGCGAGTTCTTTACCCTGTTTGACAACATTAACAACTTTACGACCAAGACGGAAAACCATACCTTGAGATTCCAAAGACTTATGAAATGCCTTTGCAACTTCCTGATCCATCATCGGGACAATACGATCAGCATACTCAACAACGGTAACAGCAGTACCAAGACGACGCCAGACAGACCCGAGTTCCAAACCAATATACCCCGCCCCAATAACAACCAAATGTTTTGGTTCTTTGGAAAATTCTAATGCGCCTGTCGAGGATACAATCTGTTCTTCATCAATTTCAATGCCGGGTAATGGTGACGAGACCGATCCCGTTGCAATCAAAATATTCTTAGCTGTTAGTAAACCATGCCCATCAACATGCACTTCATGGGCAGACTGGATTTTTGCATGACCATTAATAAACGTGACACCGTTCTTCTTAAAAAGAAAACCAATCCCCTTAGTCAATTCAGTCACAACATTTTCTTTACGCAACATCATCTTCTTGACATCAATTTTGACATCCGCCGTAATCCCATGATTTTGAAAATGTTCTTGGGCTTCGTGAAATTTATGGGAAGATGTCAGCAATGCTTTTGATGGAATACACCCGACATTCAAGCAAGTCCCACCGGCAACTTCTCTTTTATCAACACAAGCAACTTTCAATCCCAATTGTGCAGCTTTAATCGCAGCTACATATCCACCAGGACCGGCACCAATCACAACTAAATCATATTCATGAGACATTTTTTACCCTTTTATCATTCACATTAAAGATTCTAAATCGACCTCTCCCTCATGGGGAGAAGTGGAAATTTACTACATATCCAGTAATAAGCGCTCTGGATTTTCGATACTCTCTTTGATGCGAACTAGGAAAGTTACCGCTTCTTTTCCGTCAATCAGACGATGATCATAAGACAAGGCAATATACATCATCGGTCGAATAACAACTTGTCCGTTGATTGCAACTGGACGCTCTTGTGTCTTATGCATCCCGAGAATCCCTGTTTGGGGTGAGTTAAGAATTGGTGTAGACATCAACGATCCAAAAATCCCGCCATTAGATACCGTAAACGTACCACCTGTCATCTCATCGATACTCAGCTTACCATCACGAGCCCGA harbors:
- the lpdA gene encoding dihydrolipoyl dehydrogenase, with translation MSHEYDLVVIGAGPGGYVAAIKAAQLGLKVACVDKREVAGGTCLNVGCIPSKALLTSSHKFHEAQEHFQNHGITADVKIDVKKMMLRKENVVTELTKGIGFLFKKNGVTFINGHAKIQSAHEVHVDGHGLLTAKNILIATGSVSSPLPGIEIDEEQIVSSTGALEFSKEPKHLVVIGAGYIGLELGSVWRRLGTAVTVVEYADRIVPMMDQEVAKAFHKSLESQGMVFRLGRKVVNVVKQGKELALHVIPAASRGEDMPEIITCDKVLVAAGRKPNTHDLGLENVGIETDQRGFIQVNNHLQTKHPHIFAIGDVIPGPMLAHKAEEEGVAVAEFLAGQSGHVNYDVIPAVVYTQPEVASVGITEEQAKEHGHAYKVGKFPFLANSRAKSTGDTIGFVKVIADAKTDRVLGVHIIGEQAGNMIAEAAMAMEFCASSEDIARTCHAHPTHSEALKEAAMATYAKAIHI